The window ataaataaataaagtaggaGAAAGTGTGCTTCCATCCTACAGAATTTTTCCATAAAACTTCCTTTCACCTTGATGAGTCacttttgctttattttttttcgTAAAATTCACTCAGTATATCATGTGAACCCCCTCATCCTGATTGGGCtcatcatatgaatggattggatgatttATACAGAATATTATGGCCCCACATAAAATAtggtagattttaatggtgggcattcccaTTCCAACCGTTCCTTGTGTTGTAACCCACCTATGTTTTGGATTAGTCTGACTTTTTTGGAATGGTTGTGAACTTGAAGGACTAcaccttatggacggagtggatgagcCCTCCATCATGCTGGAACGCCTAAGTGATGTATAACCTTATTTTACAACAGTCCAGAGGAACTGACCTCTTTGCTTGGCAGTTGTGtaagttgtgtgtgtgtgtgtgtgtgtgtgtgtgtgtgttatgggTGAATTTGAACCGAGCCGCTTCGAGGTCAAACTTAAAGGCACTAATGAGCAAAGCCTCGGACTGATAGCGTCCGACCCGAGATGATTTCAAGGGCTCCTGCAGAGTTACAACACCAACCTGAGACTTGGAAGAAGTTGTCACACATCCGACAAGCAGGATCTCGGAATGATAGCAATACATCCGAGCCAAACTGCCTGTGAATCCTTTTGCGAGAGTTCTCATGTTAACTCGGCATACAGAAAAGACCGTCACCAACCCATCCAGCATACCTCCGACCCGATCCTCTTTACTTTGCGCGTCAATAATTGGCTCATCCGTGAGCTCGGATCGTTGAACAAAATCTGAGCTGCGAGGTCAGCTTGGATGATAGCTCAGTCAGTAATGACATTAATGGACAAAATTCATTAACACATGATAGGAGTAATGCCTAACGCACGATCTCCGGGTAACGGCCGACGACCGCACATGTGTAGCTCTCGCGTAGTGACGATGACCATGCCGAGCTTATCAGACATGTTCTGCATGACCCTAAGGTATAAATATGAATCATTTCTACAGAAATAAGTACGTAATATCTAGTACTCTCACTCtactctacactacttagacccggtttcctagcctaactttggcattagagggttccctgctctagccagggtctcctttgtcttctatTTATGCAGGACTAGGGTTCGCTCCGAGCACACGAGGCTCGGCGGAGGGCGATCAAATTTTAgcatcaacaatatatatatatatatatatatatatatatatatatagagagagagagagagagagagagagagagagagagagagagagagagagacggtggtgGATGACCTGGCATAGTTTGATTTAATTGAGCCATGTGTTGTTGTTAAAGATGGGTTCAGCCAATCAAGTACACACTCAAACTAACAATTTTCAAATATGTTTTGCGTGGGCCATCTGTTACAATGGCACCTGGCCTATTCAAATCCTTCAAGGTTAGGTCATCACAGGCAATCCGTAGTTTCGGGTCACCACACAATTCGGATCCTACATATGCAAACCATGTTGGCATCCTGAATTAGATGCCACATCATGGAAAATGTACATGCACAATACTACAAGGCCCTGCCATGAAAGATGCattggtgggcctcatcatgaaaGTTGGTCTCTTAAAAAATCCAGTTGTTCCAACCATTATATGAATCACTaccatcatatgggccacttcgtgaatttaaaggtttttaGATAGTTGTCCATTATTTTCTCTAGTGGGTCCACCTAATGATAGTACAAGCATGATTTGAGGGTATGATGCGGCTCTTATTATGCTGGTTAGATGTCATATACACCACATGATGGGCTCCCACTTAAGAAAAGCAGTCGTTCACCTCAAAATTCTTATGATAGCCTACATGATAGGGATTATGTAATGTATAATtggttacatatatatatatatatatatatatatatatatatatatatatatatatatatatatatatatatatatatatatatatatatatgcacaaatGAGTGGAGCTACATTCAAGGCTTGTACAATAAGTTGTTCTACAAGGTTTGAGGAACTGGCCTTTTTGAACTTTCTATGTTGGGTAAGATTTGGTAATGATAGATTCAACAATGTACATGCATATATTTAGCTCGTATGAAATCTTCATTACATATGTTAAATATATGAATGATAATTTATTGGTGATCATATTTTTTAAGAATTGCATCACATGGATAATCCAATGATAAGAATGAGTAACCGTTAAGATTACGTTAGCATGAAAGCATGATCAATAATCAACTATCATAATAAATACACTTTCAAAGAATGTATATCATAATTAATTAAAAACAACAACCACTTCAATATATAGCATAATCAATTAAAAGCAACAACCactttatagttgatataatatAATTTTGCCACATAAGTAATAGTTATTCTCATGTTACTAttacaaagtctataaataataaggaGAATGCAAAGAGAAAAGGActgatcaatcaatcaaacaaaattaaaacaaattAACTTTAACACAATGTTGCCTATCCAATAATTCATGATACTTATCATCTCCACAACTCATAAGCGTCGAGCCATTAACTTCTAGGAGTAGTTCAATTCATTCTAACTCTAACTTAGATCGACAAGTAATAATCAATAGTTATAATTCCCTTTCATCTAAACCCAtgtttcagatttaaaagaagaCCATAGTTGTGCGAAGGCAAGTACCAACGCTCACTGAGCTCCGAGTTCTAAGAAtcattcaaaggatatcaaagttagatggccccaaaatgatgtatttattatatcaacaccgttcatccatttttcaagatcattttggaccatgatccgaaaaaataatcatatccaaagctcaattggaccacaccacaaatagtaggataaggattttcaccgttgaaacattcatagaactcaccataacgtttgttttccatccaatctggtcataaggtgaggaacacctagatgaagaggaaaaacaaatatcatattgatccaaaatttctatgaccattaaaagggttttaatggtagacatttaatccccactgttttttgcagtgtagtccacttgatctttatatctatcttatttttacgctcaagccttaagaagagctcgccaaatggatgaacggtttggatacaacacttaccttatgatgggacccacagaacttgctgacgtcaacacatcagctagatcaatggtgtgtggtacatcagccaatccgcttccacaccTAATCTGCTTCCCTAAAACAGGAGCTCTTCATGTAGATACGATCAGAGATTCCCGCTCGGCACAATGTCATGTGACTCACGTCTGTCCATCGGAACACGTGATGATCTCGCAATGACCAATGATTCGATGTCCGCTCCCCCGCACACTGAGTTCCCCACACGTGAATAAGACAGCACGTGGCCTGCAGGTCTGGGGAGTTCCGCGTTTTTTAAGCCTTTATTTGTTTTTCACGCTGTGGACCGTATGATTAGTGGACCGACATGGGACATGATATCCAAGCGATAGAAGCCACcttatggatgggttggatattaATTCCTGTGCCAGGTTAGCGCATATGGTAGACTGTAAGTGGCTATCATACACACGCGTGTGGGATTCAAATAACTCTCTGCCTACGGTTGAAGCGACCCCACCAAAACTGTGAACGgactaggtgagaccccggaaatgatgtattttccttaaatccacaccatccaaccatttttacagctcattttagagcacgatcataaaaatgaagctgactggAATCTtatgcggaccacaccacaggaaacagtcagtgattgacccaccattaaaaactttatggattccactggaatgtttattttccatccaacctgttgataagatcaaatACACTCAGATGAAGAGACGAAACAAATACCATGTTGATCCAAATCTTTATTGGcccacaaaaagattttaatggtcaatcacccccGTTTCCTATACTCtggtccatctgggatttggatctgcttcattttttggatcataaacTAAAATGACGTTTCAATaaagatggacggcgtgatgtactaaaatacatcacagtgggccccacagacggtggatccggggtctcacctaattcgctcccaCCAAAACTAACGTAGGAGTTCGTGGAGATACGAACGGAGATTCGCAGCACAAGAGACAACGTCTCGTCTGTCCATCGTGACACGTGATGCTCTCGCAATGACCAACGACCAGATGTCCGCTCCCCTGCACACCGAGGTTTGCTTATCCCAAGTTCCCAGCACGTGGCCCGCAAGTGTgagatccaaatcatccatcacgTAAGTTCCACCGTTCGATGCCTTGGCCCACAAAATCCACTGAAAATCTGGCAAGGATCACTGAAATAACTAGCCGGGTTAGAAGAAGCTGGCCACGTTTCTAAAGCCTCTACTTTTTTCTCATGCTGTTTTGGACGACATGATTAGGGGATCGAAATAGGGCTTGATATCCACATGATAGAAGCCACcttatggatgggttggatctcaaTTCCTGTCCCAGTTTGGCGCATTCGGTGCAGTGTAAATGGCTACTATATACACGCGTGTGGGATTAACATACCTCTCTACTCCCAACACACGACTTCCACGTTCGAAAGCACACTGCGTGGTGTgctacacaccaccgacctcgaTGATGGTGACGTGGCAAAGTTGGCtagccccaccattatgtatgttttatatccaaaccgtccatccattttgagatatcattttaaggcccgAGCCCAAATTAAGGTTGATTCAAACCTAaatcggaccacaccacaaaaggtAGTAGAGATTGATCACTTTCCATTGCACGCGTCCtagggccaccgaagttttggatcaagaggatacttttatgttttcctttcatccggatttgtgtgaccttgtgaataggttggatggaaaataaacattccagtgagtcacaccaaaggaaatagatAAACAACAATATTCACCCTTATTTTTACAAGGACCACCTTGATTACGGTATGAATTCCACTTTAACTATTTAAttttaaaccaaaatttaagCCTAAGGCTAAACAGTTAGACTTATTCGTaatttaggtgggctacacaaaAGGGAACTAtattgttgaggtcaaaatctggacctcCCTCCACTCGGTATAGCAAAcctctagcgagccttggtcctACATAGagagtgagcaaaggagaccctggctaagccgggcgaccttccgatgcctaagttagattaagggaatttgggtctaagttgattgtagagagagggtgtgagatgttgcgtacctgtagtAATAAAGTCTCATTATATTTATACCTGCGTGTTGGGTGATCcacgtccgttaatctcggcacgatttactcaatcagtTGGATACTGTAATCGTAGAGATTTCGACTATGATTTAGGAATTATGTAGCGTATCGTGTCTTAAAAGAGCGTATCTACAGGCGGGATATCTGGTCATGTCTGCGTATAACAGTTTCTTAGTTAGGCGTCTGTAACGTACACATATAGCCTCAGCCTCAGATCTAAGTCGAGAACTAAGGTACTTCCGACCCCAAGCCTCAGACCTTGATTAGTGAATATATGCGACCCCTTTGTCGAATTACCAAACGAGACGACTAGAGGCCGAGGCAAGCTTCGGCTTGGACCAAGGGTGGACCCGGCCCCCTTGCTCACCAATCATAACCTCCGAGGTCTCTTCTTCAAACTCCAAAGTAGGTAGTGGACTTGATTCGTTGAGTTGGATTTTCCCGTAACATATACTATTTCCAATCGTGTAGTCCACCTAAATGACGATTGAAGCTGATTTTTAGACGTCACATTGGGATCCCACCTAAGCTGCTGATCCCTTGATTGTACAGTAGAACCCTACTTCAATTAAAGAAATCTAGCTGAAGCCATTCCCAtgataaaaattaaattaatggGGTAGATTATTGAAAACATTTTTTAAAACAGGTACGGAGATGTAAATACCTAATTATTGGGATATATAATAAAAAAGCCGCCCACATTTTTATAATCTCACAACCCTAAGGTGATAAcatcattaaaaaatatttttttaaaaatggtggcTGCAGACCTACAGTATTCCAACTGGGGagatattttgaaggaatggTCCATCCAATTCCGCAATAGATGCATGCATTTTCTAACTTCATCCTCAAGAAAAGGTCGCTATCAAATGCAGGTTCCTATTTTGCTATTTTATGCTATTTTATTCCAAGTCCAGAAGGCTTTAAACAGAATGTGGGCAAAATGGTCGGTCAGGGGCTATCCTGCTCCACGACGCAGACATCACGAGTGGGCCCATCAGCTTTAAGATCTGACTCTGAAGTTGGAGGCTGCCTTTTTCAAGTTCACAGCAGTGCATGTCCATCTCATTAATAGGTTGCCACCACTTAAGAGATGGTGGATCATGGCCTTTGATCAACCGTCCACCCGAGAGTGTTGATGTGGATGGGCCATTGGCTAAAAGGTTGTACTGATCGACAATCCTAACCGTCCCAATTTAGGGCTTTGACATGGTTGAAGTGATCAATGGATTTCAATCCTTATGACGATATACATCCTGCACGTTCAtgcatcctgaccatccaatcatGAAGCCCAAGGTAGACGGGACTTccataaaaatataaaagattggatttttcattttctcCAATTGGAGGCCATAAAATTAGCGGTTGGAAAGAAAATGTCCAATTCTTTCAAGTTTGACCGAAATGGAGAGAGAGACCATAAGATATTGGGCAGTGATATAGTGATAGTGGTCCGCAATCAACGATCCAGACCCACCAATTGAACGGCTCCAAAAGAGCCAttgctaaaaaaatggatggatctgACAATCAATGGCCTGCAGCACACGCCCCATCAGCTGCGACCCACGCCCATCCACCATGAATCTCAAGATAGCCCACATTGCTGCATGTGAGACAACTGTAAACAGGTACGGAGAGTTCAACATGCCGATCGACAAACCGCTCAACCTCATATTTCGCATCAAAACAAACTGTTAGAAACAAAACCAACAATCCAATTTCGACTAGAAATTTTCACGTACTACGATGTCCAATAGCTGGGGATTTGTAGAACATGGCACTTCCACAATGGCGCTCGTCAGGTAGGCCATTCGGATGATCAAAACATGCATTGAGGGGGCTCCCATTGGATCGAAAGAGTGGAAACGAGTAAACGAATTTCCGAGTGGGCCCATAGCACAAATATAAGCAATGTGGACTGGAATCCTCCACAGCACTTGCGGTACATTGCTGCTCAAAACATACGAGTTTCGTGGGCCCACTGTGTTCTATgtgtaagatccactccgtccatcagttgagcCTTCTCATTTTTACCACgtatcaaaagaagaagaagaagaagaagaagaataagctTGATTGTGAATGCTAAATCCTGAGGTGGATTGTGCTTACGCAGCTGGATGAATGGTTAGATAAAACAAAATAAGGGATATATTTGACTGGAGTTACTAAATTCGATTCCACGGTCGGCTACATCTTGTAAAAACGTTAGGATAGAAAATCTAAGAATTCTCTATTCTAAAATGACTTCTTAATCTGCCGCTGCAGATTCTAAGAGACTACAGCTATGGAGAGGGAAAAGGTTAGACACCCTGCTCGTACAAACATCCGGTATTTACTTTATGAGATCTCACCAGCTGTTGATGATTAAGATTAGTTCTGGCATATTAATGATACCAAGTGTGTGATGTCATGTTAAATGCAATGTATATGACAAGTTGAAGTTTTGACTAGATAAATTTTCTTTAATTTAGATACGCTAAAGCGATTAACCAACTAGTATAAATTTCTGATGGCTAGGATTCAATTATGTGTAAATCTTGACTTAGTTTATGGTTGGTTTCAGACTTCAAGGTTTAACAGGGTTGCTTGTCCAACTTAATTGGTTTGTCAACATAGGGTGGGGGTGTCTACATtgattaaaaagaataaaaaaatctcCTAGCAATGATAGAAAACTCTGCTACGCCATGGCACACGCAACAATGACCTCAAAGTTCATGCAGCGTGTGGCCAAAGTTTTGCATCAGGCTAATTTTTAGAGTAGGATATACACACTATGGTGTGCCCCCCTCCACGACCTAATGTTGAAATCTCCTCTCGATTATCCCCCATGGTATGTCCCACCCAAGTAGTGGATCAGGTTGAATTTTGGCTGCAGTCCTGAAAGACGGGCGCATCTGATGACTGGAGTGGATGTGACACATAAAAACAAGGTGGGCCTACGAATATCTAATTGATCACGCGCTGAACAGGTGTTGTTGACGACTCGGTCCCATTAAAGCCACCAACCTTTGTACTTCTCTCATTTTTGGAGTGGTGTGATATAAAAATCTTCCAAGTGAAGATGATTGGTGCAAAACCCTCTCACTTTTTAATACCAAAGTATCAAACGTCATTCCACCCTTTGCGGCCTCACCAACTTCCTATCCAAGAAAGCCTCTCTACTGCCGTCAACAGACCGGGTTCGGCCCTGGGCGACTTTGTACAAGCCCGATCCACACAGTAAAAACCTGGCTACGTCCGGCTCAGGCCCGTGACCGGCCAAAACAAACAACCCTGAGCTAGGCCTGGGTATGAGTCTGGCTACTCTTGTTTTGTCTAAGATATAGACTGTTCGTTTGGCATCCTTAAATGACCAGGCTACATTTACATGCAGCTTGAGCTCAGCCCCATCGATAAACCGGCTTAAATTTTAGGCTTAGGTCTAACCCTCGGCTAGTATTTTAGTCCAAGTTTGGGCTATGCCTGGAAACTCGATGGGCCAAACCGGCTCATTAACACCCTTGCTATTAACGTGGCTCTTGCAAACAGAATCGCCTCAGTTGTAGCGGTGGCACAGCCAGCACCGTTCAATAGGCATGCGCCATCCAGTCGACTTAGTTGGTGGCCCACACTCGTGCTGTGAAGGTAGAATGCACACGGGTCATTGCCAACCTTTCGAAATTCCATTTTTCAGTCATTAGCGGACTATCCGCTACCTGACAAATGAGATCTCATTTTCGCGCGCCATCACTCGGACACACTAATGAACGGCCTCAATCGCTTATGCCTTCGAAAACTTTGGCACGTGTGCAGCTCTTGCCAGCGTAGATGACGACGTCACGTGGGCCCTGatgtcggacgcggattgcgtggtgatcCTTGATGTCACCAACTTGGGCTTGATTTCTCCTGCCTGTCGTTTCATTAATACTTCACCATTTACCTCGGGAGATTATACACCAGATTCGGAGTACGGTGGAGCCATCTCTCCACGGTACACGTGGCAGGAAGATGTAtcgatctaagccgtccatcctgtGGCCTCTATCATGGATGGCTATTTTTTAAAACCACACACCAGTTAGACAATCAATgctaacaaattttcaaatttcttcGATGAATGCTTGGCCATTAACTACTTTCATCTCACACCGTCGATTTGAAGGCCACCATAACATGGATAGAGCAATCGGATATTTGTctatttaaatataataaacatCCAAAATGTGGTCAGCTATATGGACGGACTCGATTGTTTTATTACGATGGAAAGTATAATGTGGAGAGAGATGCCTCTACCATAGTCCGGTTCTACCGGCTCTACCGCATCATCTCCCTGATTCCCCGTAACGTTTGTCTCTGTCCATTGAATAAAAATCAGAACTTCAATGCTACAGTGCCATGTCGATGAGCCCTCTCTATAAATAAGACAAAAGCAGAACTCAAGAAAAAAACAGcagaagaatagagagagagagagagagagagagagagagagatatggagaACGGAGTTGCAAGGAGGGGGTGGAATTTCAAGTCATACGGCGCGCTGGCGGACGCGGCGCAGCTCACCATCAGAGGAACGCTGAACACGATCATGTGCAATCTCGACGGTGGAGATACGAGGCCCACCATTCCCCTCGGCCACGGTGATCCCTCCGTCTTCCCTTGCTTCCGCACCACTCCCATCGCTGAAGATGCTGTCATCTCCGCCCTCCGTTCCGCTGAGTACAATTGCTACGCTCCGACTGCCGGCATTCTTCCCGCCAGAAGGTAACAAAAACGAAAGAAAATTCCAAAATATTGGATTTTTCGATCATTTTCATTTCAGCTCTTTAGGTTCTCATTTCAGATTTTGTTCAATGGAAGTTAGGGTATTCAGTCGATTTCGGAGTTTTTCTCTGGTCGAAACTAAGGAATCCTCGATTTTAGCAAATAGTGCCTAGACGATTAAAAATTGCATGAAGGTGCCTTTTGAGGGGTAGAATTACAAAAACGCCCTCATCTAATTTTTTCTTGAAAAAGTGAAGAAAGTCGAAACTTGTGGCGGCGCAGCCCGATGTCGGTGggtccctaactgtggggcccactgtgatgtatgtgacttacatccacaccgtccatccattttgacagctcattacagggcatgatccaaaaaaatgaagcagatccaaatcttaggtggaccacacaacaggaaacagtcgtgattgaatccccaccattaaaaacatcatggGGGCCAACGgaatgtttattcgccatccaacttgttaataagctTAACAAAGACTTGGATGGGAGAtcacgcaaatatcagcttgatccaaacaagTAGTAGCCAATGgtccaatttcaacaaacaagtgtataTGAATATTAGGATCAACGTGGATATGGATATGAATATCAGTATTGTATCAGCCAATACGGCCATATGGCATTCGTATCGGCATAAGATGATACCCAATACGATGTCATATTGGTCCGATAAGAAATAGCTGACCCTTTTCGGTTGGTATAAGGGCGTATCGGCACTGATATGGAGCCGATACAGgcttaattttgaatttttttttttccctaaaatttCACTCgtccgtgttttttttttttttcatttaaatcatggaagaagcttaaaaattcattttaggctagatccagacctattttgggatcaaaacaaatgatttgaatggaaTTCGATGAATCAAAGTGAAGTGGACCACAATGGGAAAAATCAGAGAAgagggtaaaccttcactttctttttgatattttcTTCTGGttgttgttgtatttcaatgtcatgggccctagttcaccaaatcatgctgaTTATGTTCAATTAAGGCctatttagttgaccttcaacaagtcaaaccgACATACAACATtgtcatcaaagaatggtccaatACATCAATTGTTCAAAGCatctccgatattatcaaaatatccccaatattatctttatcttcaGCTCAGCAacaccgataacattggtagatATACCGATAACACCGGTAATATCGGAAATTCCAAGTATCAACGATATATAGCTAAGTATCGCTAATGTATCACCAATACTattgactgtgtaaattccaagtgtcacttgcatcgccaatgtatcgatatctccAATGTATTGTTAATATTtttgactgtgtaaattctaggtgtcgcttatcTCGCTAGTATATGaatgatatttcgataatattgccaatgtatcaatatcgccaaaaatctgattattaaaaaaattctatttcaatttttttatgggcacatggttgtatgcaatgaTTAAATTGTTGACGATTTTGTCATTAATGCAACAtgggcgatattgagaccacattCTTTtgtctctttttcagttgttgacgATTTCTATCGTGTATTGTCAATATTCTGAAATACCGATGAATGtttggatgggattgatgggatggttggatggatagatgggattgatgggatggttggactgatttcttacatcAACACATACTTTTAAGCCacctattaaatgcaaacttgttatgtatgcattcttttttacaattttttaattcctaaatatgcaagtaTGTGTATTTTTggatctcttgaagtttcattgaaaatttccaccAATATTTCCcaattttcctaatgtttccccacatttctgtttatcggcgatattattggtgatatcaatattgtttccatatccccaaccagcaaaacttgtagcgataccgatactttgaacattggatacaccatcatatgcatgtctaaaaaaaaaagaaaaaaaaaattcttgaatatcttattattttattcttcttttttcctgAAAGTTTCCTTAATACTTCGGCTTAAAATCTTTTTTCGACCGATTTGGACAGTTATTGATATGCGACATCTGCATGGTATCATTTTTTGGCGcagccacccccccccccccccccaaataccGATATTCAATACTATTAGattcaactaatctgattttggaTAAATTGACCTAtgtacagtgggtcccacaatttggatggtttcgtTTGAGTCAGTGTATGCCACATTTAAAATCTCTAAGCACTTGCATGTCAACCATCACCAGTTGCATGAGTATCAAATAgctatgatgcaggacaactagccacttgttctaaaagctcaaactgatagagagtggcgaatcaatccctttatcttatagcccagggcccacatcccatgggttaggatcttggccgaaccctcctcatggggCTCACTTTACAtaggcccgcctcacacgggccgcccatcctaagtgtgtccccgcattccACAGGCTCCCCCACTCGAGCCTGTATGAAAATGCCCATGTATCAAGCTCCCTGTTCATTTTTTGGTTGTTACTcatacaaaataaaaagaaatatttccttttcttttccttttccttttttgagctgaatttgggttttagtGGAATATAAGGTTGAGATATCAAATTCATTATCGAAGCATTTCTCTATCTTTATGTTTTATTGATATGATTTTACCATTTTTGACAGGGCGATTGCCGAGTATTTGTCTCGCGATCTTCCATACGAGCTTTCATCTGATGATGTTTTTCTCACGGTTGGTTGCACTCAATCGATCGAGATTGCAGTATCAGTCCTTGCTCGCCCTGGTGCAAATATCTTGCTCCCTAATCCAGGTTATAGATTTTATGAGGCGCGGGCAGCTTGTAGTGGGGTTGAGGTTCGACATTTTAATCTCATTCCCGAGAGGAACTGGGAGGTCGATCTTGATGGCATCAAATCCCTGGCTGATGAGAACACGGTTGCAATGGTACTCGTAAACCCCGGAAATCCTTGTGGGAATGTCTTTACTTATCAGCATTTGGCAAAGGTGAGTGGTATAAAATCCACACTTTATCTTTTCTATGGATTTAAGTTTTGAATTCATTGAAAGGATTGTGTAATGTTCATGATCATCATTGTATTACATTTAGGTCGCTGAGACTGCAAAGAAGCTTGGAATTCTCATTATTTCAGATGAAGTTTATGGTCATCTGACATTTGGGTGCAATCCATTTGTGCCAATGGGAGTGTTTGGATCGATTGCTCCAGTCCTTACTCTTGGGTCAATATCAAAGAGATGGTTAGTGCCAGGGTGGCGATGTGGTTGGCTTGTAACAAATGACCCCAATGGCATTCTAAAAGAAACTAAGGTGCTTATTattctttgctttttcttttttatttgcttTTCTCACATTGCTTGTAACTTGGTCTGCTCAGAGATAGAGAGGAATGAGAATGGTATTGGTAGGATGAAAAGCATATTAAAAAGATCTTCAATTAGGCTTCAGGATGCGGATGTTGGGAACTAAGGGTGGGAAGTCTCCATATGCAGATTCGTATGCT is drawn from Magnolia sinica isolate HGM2019 chromosome 5, MsV1, whole genome shotgun sequence and contains these coding sequences:
- the LOC131245252 gene encoding nicotianamine aminotransferase 1-like, with product MENGVARRGWNFKSYGALADAAQLTIRGTLNTIMCNLDGGDTRPTIPLGHGDPSVFPCFRTTPIAEDAVISALRSAEYNCYAPTAGILPARRAIAEYLSRDLPYELSSDDVFLTVGCTQSIEIAVSVLARPGANILLPNPGYRFYEARAACSGVEVRHFNLIPERNWEVDLDGIKSLADENTVAMVLVNPGNPCGNVFTYQHLAKVAETAKKLGILIISDEVYGHLTFGCNPFVPMGVFGSIAPVLTLGSISKRWLVPGWRCGWLVTNDPNGILKETKIVDDIKNCLNVSSDPATFVQGAIPQILKTTREDFFNKTIDILRQTAAICFDKIKEIDGITCPCKPVGSMFVMVKMDVSRLADISDDVDFCCKLAKEESVVILPGSAVGCKNWLRITFAIGPSSLEDGLERLKSFCQRHVKK